A genomic region of Candidatus Aquicultor sp. contains the following coding sequences:
- a CDS encoding tetratricopeptide repeat protein produces the protein MSQNEISADNYRDSMQSLRKFDKTLKLVASLLILILLAFIAYYAYSQYHLSKKSFESQALTAAKEAVRKNPRNADMRVALGVVYANEAQYKNAIEQYTLALKLVKDHQEALVYTGLAYLKQAQSDDALYYFDKEVKYYKDTRYARTNPLLEQAYYYGGIVLWEKKKYDKALDYIDKAIEIKATNSDSFLLKGRVLLDKKDYDKAIESFNKALEFDPKYIDALYGLALTYDKKGDKQEAIKRYGNVLKVDPNYGLAQEAIARLKGK, from the coding sequence ATGTCACAAAATGAAATAAGTGCAGATAATTACCGTGACAGCATGCAATCGCTTCGCAAGTTCGATAAAACGCTCAAGTTGGTTGCTTCGCTCCTAATACTGATTCTACTGGCGTTCATAGCGTACTATGCGTACAGCCAATACCATTTATCAAAAAAATCCTTCGAGAGTCAGGCTTTGACCGCAGCAAAAGAAGCTGTTAGGAAGAATCCTCGCAACGCCGATATGCGCGTCGCCCTGGGAGTTGTCTATGCAAATGAAGCCCAATACAAAAATGCTATCGAACAGTACACGCTCGCGCTCAAGCTTGTAAAAGACCATCAGGAAGCACTGGTATATACCGGCCTGGCATACTTGAAACAAGCGCAGAGTGATGACGCATTGTATTACTTTGACAAAGAGGTCAAATATTATAAGGACACGCGCTATGCAAGAACCAATCCGCTCCTCGAGCAAGCTTACTACTATGGCGGCATTGTTCTCTGGGAGAAAAAGAAATATGACAAGGCACTTGATTACATAGATAAAGCTATCGAAATTAAAGCAACGAATTCGGACTCCTTCTTATTAAAGGGACGCGTGCTCCTCGACAAAAAAGATTACGATAAGGCGATAGAATCGTTTAATAAGGCCCTTGAATTTGATCCGAAGTACATTGATGCGCTCTATGGTCTAGCGCTCACCTACGACAAAAAGGGTGACAAGCAAGAAGCCATCAAGCGCTATGGGAACGTACTTAAAGTCGATCCGAATTATGGGCTGGCGCAAGAGGCCATAGCACGTTTAAAGGGTAAATAA
- a CDS encoding cytochrome c3 family protein, which yields MNRTPLNKIQISVLLIALLSMMLVSAAYSFAGAPAITGQTESSGTATSTVIPGTTQSNFLAFNTLPYVTVSQCAPCHGANYDKFNNPDLIFKHDVHLSRGIRCAGCHTEFPHAPGRANEAVKPPMAVCYNCHGLSHSSQGIVASGACTLCHPANFKRLPADHSPSFRASLHKIPASKDSFACTSCHGVAFCQSCHMTKMVAPANHGPKLPAGGKPTPQFVALKVKTETEWKKTHGIERDKGNCEVCHDNRSCTACHKTPMPHPSLWLGTHKNDAKSIATKADCKVCHESKTECSNCHHQFEGKTLLAQSNCKSCHAEYNKPLSELIWSTPVGQRSKGIIIHKAHFEMTKTDPFDCNECHGREYVTAKNCFSFELCYECHGRERGGSLIAKWGGQELCYRCHKMK from the coding sequence ATGAACAGGACCCCTCTAAACAAGATTCAAATATCGGTATTGCTAATCGCACTGTTATCGATGATGCTGGTGTCAGCTGCATACAGTTTTGCCGGAGCGCCTGCGATTACGGGGCAGACAGAATCAAGCGGCACTGCAACAAGTACGGTTATACCCGGTACAACGCAATCAAATTTCTTAGCATTCAATACATTGCCGTACGTTACGGTCTCACAGTGTGCACCATGTCATGGTGCTAACTACGATAAATTTAACAACCCTGATTTAATCTTCAAACACGATGTGCATCTTTCACGCGGTATACGCTGTGCTGGATGCCATACGGAATTCCCGCACGCACCGGGACGCGCAAATGAAGCGGTAAAGCCGCCTATGGCCGTCTGCTATAACTGCCACGGGTTGTCTCACTCGAGCCAGGGCATAGTCGCATCGGGCGCATGCACGCTCTGTCACCCGGCAAACTTCAAAAGGCTACCGGCCGACCATTCACCATCATTCAGGGCTTCGCTGCATAAAATACCGGCGTCAAAAGACTCGTTCGCCTGCACTTCATGCCACGGAGTTGCTTTTTGCCAGAGCTGCCACATGACAAAAATGGTTGCACCGGCAAACCATGGGCCGAAACTGCCTGCTGGAGGGAAACCGACTCCTCAGTTCGTAGCGTTGAAGGTAAAAACCGAGACCGAATGGAAGAAAACCCACGGCATCGAGCGGGATAAAGGCAACTGCGAAGTTTGCCACGATAATAGGTCGTGTACGGCGTGTCACAAAACTCCCATGCCGCATCCGTCACTATGGCTTGGGACCCATAAAAACGATGCTAAATCAATCGCAACCAAGGCGGATTGTAAAGTCTGCCATGAAAGTAAAACCGAGTGCTCGAACTGCCACCACCAATTTGAGGGGAAAACGTTGCTGGCGCAATCCAACTGCAAATCCTGCCATGCTGAGTACAATAAGCCCTTATCGGAACTAATATGGAGTACACCGGTGGGCCAGCGCAGCAAAGGTATTATTATTCACAAAGCACACTTTGAGATGACTAAGACTGACCCGTTCGATTGCAATGAATGTCATGGTAGGGAATACGTGACGGCAAAGAACTGCTTCAGTTTTGAACTTTGCTACGAGTGCCACGGGCGTGAGCGCGGCGGCTCATTAATCGCTAAATGGGGAGGACAAGAACTGTGCTATCGATGTCACAAAATGAAATAA
- a CDS encoding cytochrome c3 family protein: MRTMLLDTSELVRTKNVSRLVLISLVVATFVFMASGVAFANYGPHGAFVTDTDACAGCHRAHTSVSNVKFEDRTLNRDKSALLAGSNLSFDPTQPGNQGQFVSATVKDFCYTCHGAGSAGAATDVMSGVLESAIGNSTAGDVLNGGGFVEIKQASVTSMHDMPSATAASQFVAGGGLAFGGRRSNGTYDAGGGLQIVMDCDSCHDPHGSSNYRILKDKVNGVAVGGYGTNFANETDPNPDPYVLSNEVGFPLPSQSNPNGGFRLHVAAAGYSPDYTTARYAKAPAAGKGISGWCAACHTEYNTTSSTNQTAYNAGDGLGDVVRHRHPVNVPLNGFVGDRDLLTTTTATGMNAAWGDNLDIPLEHSATAEAHGATQPNSTADNIGCLTCHRAHGTDKTMAGYAAGVDPYNNTMAFTPPSMGTNGASNSAILRANNRGVCERCHNK; the protein is encoded by the coding sequence ATGCGAACAATGTTACTTGACACATCAGAACTCGTGCGTACAAAGAACGTTAGTAGACTTGTGTTGATTTCGCTTGTTGTAGCAACATTTGTATTCATGGCAAGCGGAGTAGCATTTGCTAACTACGGTCCGCACGGCGCATTCGTAACCGACACGGATGCTTGTGCCGGTTGTCACCGCGCGCACACCTCAGTAAGCAACGTGAAGTTCGAAGATCGCACATTGAATCGCGACAAGAGCGCATTGCTTGCCGGTAGCAACCTTAGCTTCGACCCGACACAACCGGGTAACCAGGGCCAATTTGTATCTGCCACGGTTAAGGACTTCTGCTACACCTGCCACGGCGCTGGCTCAGCCGGCGCTGCTACAGACGTTATGTCCGGCGTACTCGAGTCCGCAATCGGCAATTCAACGGCCGGCGACGTACTCAATGGTGGAGGCTTCGTTGAAATCAAGCAGGCCTCAGTAACCTCAATGCACGACATGCCTTCGGCTACCGCTGCAAGCCAATTTGTAGCTGGTGGCGGTCTCGCTTTTGGTGGAAGACGCTCAAATGGTACATATGATGCCGGGGGCGGTCTCCAAATCGTTATGGATTGCGACAGCTGCCACGACCCACATGGCTCAAGCAATTACCGTATCCTGAAAGATAAAGTCAACGGTGTTGCCGTCGGCGGTTATGGCACAAACTTTGCCAATGAAACCGATCCGAATCCGGACCCGTACGTTCTCTCAAACGAGGTTGGCTTCCCGCTTCCAAGCCAAAGCAACCCGAATGGCGGCTTCAGGCTTCATGTTGCGGCTGCGGGCTACAGCCCAGACTACACAACCGCTCGCTATGCTAAAGCCCCTGCAGCTGGAAAAGGTATTAGCGGTTGGTGTGCTGCATGCCACACTGAGTACAACACGACGTCATCTACCAACCAAACTGCCTACAATGCAGGCGATGGCCTCGGCGATGTTGTAAGACACCGTCACCCGGTTAACGTTCCGCTTAACGGCTTTGTTGGCGATCGAGACCTTCTCACCACCACGACTGCAACAGGCATGAACGCAGCGTGGGGCGACAATCTCGATATTCCGCTCGAGCATAGCGCGACGGCCGAAGCCCATGGTGCAACACAGCCTAACTCAACCGCTGACAACATTGGATGCCTGACCTGCCACCGTGCACACGGTACAGACAAGACCATGGCTGGTTATGCTGCCGGCGTTGACCCATACAATAATACAATGGCCTTTACGCCGCCTTCGATGGGTACTAATGGTGCATCAAACAGCGCTATCCTCAGGGCCAACAATCGCGGTGTGTGCGAGCGCTGCCATAACAAGTAA
- a CDS encoding molybdopterin-dependent oxidoreductase, protein MTNHWIDIKNSKLIMVLGANPVENHPVVTQYINEAIGNGAKMIVVDPRRTRTAAMAQATGGMHLRIRPGTNGALMMGLFNYLISNKKYDAAYQTAMASRTFTNETGTKVTKNPWPKWTDSLFRLNSDGSDYQRSGGFPVVSTQPLDNASSDSDTVFQTLKRRAAYYDAATVASVCDIPGGASAFTQFAAMVAEGHGDDSTAGGTGSAKGSLYPATILYAMGATQFTHASQDLRAYSMLQMLLGCMGRAGGGINALRGIHNVQGSTDMGVLFSSMPGYSDVPLRNETTLSAAAVAGATTVQVISKVKFHDGDTLRIDAGKATQEDVVISAVGTETMSPFTVTLTAGLVNAHVKGAAVMDTTHIIPDGWYGIYMDKLFGGARVKGAGNNYYNATFDDGSFNGWNLQQHGFRNMMHWYFRQKATPFAADRDPNNDGSILNNLNFDLLPKGNGYHHIEMFKYMDPAKATADAKTQVKCMFVLGQNPANTEPNQTLVTKGLYELDTLVVSDIFETETAGCERKPTGVTYLLPAGGFVEEEGSVTNSGRWIQWRYKAINPQGGSKSDTEILLRLAKKLEEKGAFSHIPTTRKGDDSGNFSSLYEGLYGSQYGWDPAGTTPFNDVAATVAESIFKQMAHTKINSADGNDGGWGALWIYRGGWGGWAGVGNYKTIAKNTPGNDTGATKLVDNYTSASAAAKVQSNGTTSITIGGVARTVSTVTVDALTYNITDTSGTFVMDKFLRGDTCYVDGEQATIWSIDTASSTLTLMKMLAHTPAANTDVKNVPNRAKSRGGMSVGHNGTDSTVGLYSNWGWAWLKNRRIFYNNSAGSLANDVADTFVAPDQVSRFFVHHDPQYTSPANVNYSADVITYATTYRYYSKLKDLNSGDSSTCDATKGATMPKHWECIETNNSAALTKYGKTGDAPTGAIGTTTNYPFILETIRVTEHFQGGPTTRNIPWLCELVPEPFIELNSADASAKGIKNGDSVYIDTARKANVGPFKAKVGSGLSTQQYVKQGVVAIPWHWNKVYLRNALGRPEGVISEGASANDLTIDALDMNIKMPEYKVCLCQIHK, encoded by the coding sequence ATGACGAACCACTGGATCGATATTAAGAACTCGAAGCTCATCATGGTGTTGGGTGCTAACCCGGTCGAGAACCACCCGGTCGTTACCCAGTATATCAATGAGGCAATTGGAAACGGCGCTAAGATGATCGTCGTCGACCCGAGGAGAACCCGCACCGCCGCTATGGCACAAGCCACGGGCGGCATGCATCTGAGGATTCGCCCAGGTACAAACGGCGCTCTAATGATGGGTCTGTTCAACTACCTCATCTCCAACAAGAAATACGATGCAGCGTATCAGACCGCTATGGCAAGCAGGACGTTTACTAATGAGACGGGTACTAAGGTTACTAAAAACCCGTGGCCGAAGTGGACGGATTCTCTATTCAGGCTCAACTCTGACGGTTCTGATTATCAGCGCTCGGGCGGATTTCCGGTTGTTTCAACACAGCCGCTGGATAATGCTAGCAGCGACTCAGACACGGTATTCCAGACACTCAAGAGAAGGGCGGCCTACTATGACGCTGCTACCGTAGCAAGCGTCTGCGACATACCGGGCGGCGCATCGGCATTTACCCAGTTTGCCGCAATGGTTGCCGAAGGTCACGGCGATGACTCGACAGCGGGCGGTACCGGATCTGCAAAAGGTTCGCTTTACCCGGCAACGATTCTATACGCTATGGGTGCTACACAGTTCACACACGCTTCGCAAGATCTGAGAGCATATTCAATGCTTCAGATGCTTCTTGGCTGCATGGGCAGAGCCGGTGGCGGCATCAATGCGCTCCGCGGAATTCACAACGTACAGGGCTCAACGGATATGGGCGTTCTCTTCTCGAGCATGCCCGGTTATTCAGATGTACCGCTACGTAATGAGACAACGCTCAGCGCAGCAGCTGTAGCTGGTGCAACCACCGTTCAAGTCATCTCAAAGGTGAAGTTCCATGACGGCGACACACTTAGAATCGATGCCGGTAAGGCTACGCAAGAGGATGTCGTAATCTCGGCCGTAGGCACAGAAACCATGTCTCCATTTACGGTCACTCTTACTGCCGGTCTGGTAAACGCTCATGTGAAAGGCGCTGCCGTCATGGACACCACGCACATCATCCCCGATGGATGGTACGGCATTTACATGGATAAGCTCTTCGGCGGTGCCCGCGTAAAAGGCGCAGGCAATAACTACTATAACGCGACGTTCGATGATGGCTCATTCAATGGCTGGAATTTGCAGCAGCATGGTTTCCGCAACATGATGCACTGGTACTTCCGCCAGAAAGCAACCCCGTTTGCTGCCGATCGGGATCCGAACAACGATGGGTCGATCCTCAACAACTTGAACTTCGACCTGCTTCCAAAGGGCAATGGTTACCATCACATAGAGATGTTCAAGTATATGGACCCGGCAAAAGCGACAGCCGATGCTAAGACTCAAGTCAAGTGCATGTTCGTCCTAGGCCAGAACCCGGCGAATACAGAGCCTAATCAAACTCTGGTCACGAAGGGCTTGTACGAGCTCGATACGTTGGTCGTCTCAGACATCTTCGAGACAGAGACAGCAGGCTGCGAGCGTAAACCAACAGGTGTTACCTACCTGTTGCCGGCAGGCGGCTTCGTCGAGGAAGAGGGCTCGGTTACGAACAGCGGTCGCTGGATACAGTGGCGCTATAAAGCTATAAATCCGCAAGGCGGAAGCAAGTCGGATACCGAGATTCTCTTAAGGCTCGCGAAGAAGCTTGAGGAAAAAGGCGCATTTAGCCATATCCCGACAACACGCAAAGGCGATGACAGCGGCAACTTCAGCAGCCTGTATGAAGGCCTCTACGGCAGCCAGTACGGTTGGGATCCCGCTGGAACAACCCCATTCAATGACGTAGCCGCAACGGTCGCCGAGAGCATCTTTAAGCAGATGGCTCACACCAAGATCAACAGTGCCGACGGCAACGATGGCGGCTGGGGTGCCCTGTGGATTTACCGTGGCGGCTGGGGCGGTTGGGCCGGTGTCGGCAATTACAAAACAATTGCGAAGAATACGCCCGGCAATGATACCGGCGCGACCAAGCTTGTTGATAATTACACAAGCGCATCGGCGGCGGCCAAGGTTCAATCAAACGGCACCACCAGCATCACCATCGGTGGAGTTGCAAGGACTGTATCTACGGTCACAGTTGATGCCTTAACATACAATATCACCGACACCAGCGGTACTTTTGTAATGGATAAATTCCTACGCGGTGATACCTGCTATGTTGATGGTGAACAAGCGACAATCTGGAGCATAGATACGGCTTCCAGCACTCTCACGTTAATGAAGATGCTTGCGCATACCCCGGCGGCCAACACCGACGTCAAAAACGTTCCTAACCGCGCAAAGAGCAGGGGCGGTATGAGCGTCGGCCACAACGGCACGGACAGCACGGTCGGCCTCTACTCCAATTGGGGATGGGCATGGCTTAAGAACCGCCGCATATTCTACAACAACAGCGCGGGCAGCCTTGCAAACGACGTAGCAGATACCTTCGTTGCGCCAGATCAGGTCTCAAGGTTCTTCGTACATCACGACCCGCAATATACATCTCCGGCCAATGTGAATTATTCGGCAGACGTAATCACGTATGCGACCACGTATCGTTACTACAGCAAGCTGAAAGACCTCAATAGCGGCGATAGTTCAACGTGCGATGCAACCAAAGGCGCTACGATGCCGAAACACTGGGAATGTATTGAGACAAATAACAGCGCTGCTCTAACCAAATACGGTAAGACTGGTGATGCCCCAACAGGTGCAATCGGTACAACAACAAACTACCCGTTCATCCTCGAGACGATCAGGGTAACCGAGCACTTCCAGGGCGGCCCGACAACCAGGAACATACCGTGGCTATGCGAGCTGGTTCCCGAGCCATTTATCGAGCTCAACTCGGCTGATGCATCAGCCAAAGGTATTAAGAACGGCGACTCTGTCTATATTGACACTGCAAGAAAGGCCAATGTCGGTCCGTTCAAGGCCAAAGTTGGTTCGGGTCTTTCAACGCAGCAATATGTAAAACAAGGTGTTGTCGCGATTCCGTGGCACTGGAACAAGGTCTACCTGCGCAACGCGCTCGGAAGACCAGAGGGCGTTATTTCTGAAGGTGCTAGCGCAAATGACCTTACAATCGATGCCCTCGACATGAATATCAAAATGCCAGAGTACAAAGTTTGTCTCTGCCAGATTCATAAGTAA
- a CDS encoding 4Fe-4S dicluster domain-containing protein codes for MAHMAILHEIDKCMKCRGCQVACQRVQGLDRVPAYDGVPKVAWDDPMVVKAQAVNDAPPYVRYSCWHCEGAPCASACPLGAMAIDAATGAVYVDKNQCDPNNTLCMRQCRTYCRRGGYPKIREQNECATDESPLAFKCNLCYNRPEGPACVATCPAGALTYGDRDTVLANAKLKYSNIVGDGHVYWASKKPFTAPASDPFIEDHISPMLGKVSNGTTGKILAIPTVLFGGLYALYRRRLDVGTESEKA; via the coding sequence ATGGCACATATGGCAATTCTTCACGAGATTGACAAATGTATGAAGTGCAGGGGCTGTCAGGTAGCCTGCCAGCGAGTTCAGGGTTTAGACCGTGTGCCCGCATATGACGGTGTTCCGAAAGTCGCGTGGGACGACCCGATGGTCGTTAAGGCGCAAGCGGTTAACGATGCTCCACCGTATGTTCGGTATAGCTGCTGGCACTGCGAGGGTGCGCCGTGCGCGAGCGCGTGCCCTCTGGGTGCGATGGCGATAGATGCAGCGACAGGCGCGGTATACGTCGATAAAAATCAATGCGATCCCAATAATACACTGTGTATGAGGCAGTGCCGCACATACTGCCGCAGGGGCGGTTATCCGAAAATCCGCGAGCAGAACGAGTGCGCAACCGATGAGAGCCCATTGGCATTCAAGTGCAACCTGTGCTACAACAGGCCGGAAGGCCCGGCATGCGTAGCGACTTGTCCGGCTGGCGCCCTAACCTATGGCGACAGGGACACAGTTCTCGCTAACGCAAAGCTAAAATATAGCAACATTGTCGGTGACGGCCACGTATACTGGGCAAGTAAAAAGCCATTTACTGCTCCAGCGTCCGACCCATTCATTGAGGATCACATCTCCCCGATGCTTGGTAAGGTATCAAACGGAACCACAGGGAAAATATTGGCAATACCGACTGTCCTATTCGGCGGCCTCTATGCCCTGTATCGCAGACGCCTAGACGTAGGCACAGAATCGGAGAAGGCATAA
- a CDS encoding twin-arginine translocation signal domain-containing protein, with amino-acid sequence MSKKEIDTKTKKRGLSRRDFLKISAAGAGAMALDWTLVGPSAAVAAEYVITDTSKRTTCPYCSVGCNLVVALGQDKGPDGNGTGPVKAVDIYGDPDCPINKGKLCSKGAAAIQLANNKRRVGVPDSIHVASRSDGTDDMGPMKRTGNNEWTPISWTQAIDDIATAMVAAREAVPVENGKVTGQTKGVAFLGCSHATNEENWIYRKLIANFGTNNTEHQARI; translated from the coding sequence ATGTCTAAGAAGGAAATTGATACAAAAACCAAGAAGCGGGGCCTATCGCGTCGTGATTTCTTAAAAATATCAGCGGCGGGCGCCGGTGCTATGGCGCTGGACTGGACACTTGTTGGACCGAGCGCAGCAGTTGCGGCAGAGTACGTAATCACGGATACGTCCAAACGAACAACCTGCCCATACTGCTCGGTAGGCTGCAACTTGGTCGTTGCTCTTGGCCAAGATAAAGGCCCCGATGGCAATGGGACTGGCCCGGTGAAAGCAGTCGATATCTACGGTGATCCGGATTGCCCGATTAACAAAGGGAAGCTTTGTAGCAAGGGCGCTGCCGCTATACAGCTCGCTAATAACAAACGCCGTGTTGGTGTACCGGATAGTATTCACGTTGCCAGCCGTTCAGACGGCACCGATGATATGGGCCCGATGAAGAGGACCGGTAACAACGAGTGGACACCAATTAGCTGGACTCAGGCTATCGATGACATCGCGACCGCAATGGTTGCGGCAAGAGAAGCGGTTCCGGTTGAGAACGGTAAAGTCACCGGTCAGACCAAAGGCGTTGCGTTCCTCGGATGCTCTCATGCAACAAATGAGGAGAACTGGATCTACCGCAAGTTGATCGCCAACTTCGGTACCAATAATACCGAGCACCAGGCTCGTATATGA
- a CDS encoding cytochrome c3 family protein, with protein sequence MFRKRRIMFLSFVLLNILAISITLLVNEGQLLAFDNPHFKPRDRDTDTCAQCHRSHTAVDKDLSTPFVQSEQCLVCHDGTGSSYNIAAVLTKTNRHSRGGQDGGSSKQCASCHEVHTADPNLWRLLIDPRNTRNQWYIVGAANSNYDSTTTSSGMYRWCESCHTDSTSMAWLGATILRAAKTSTYYIPYDIRVSSWTSYEQVDNNGDTSTAAYWQFFNADTIITTMTIDSTETTVTRFGYNDPLAVGNSAHGRASSSESSTAGMLEWKGPYRASYPAVPCTECHDHHASNQPWMIADTITVGSTETAGFDMRLPGGQKQFCEACHVGTYVKCDTAQKCTNCHRHGKQF encoded by the coding sequence GTGTTCCGTAAACGCCGAATAATGTTTCTTAGTTTTGTTTTGCTAAACATCTTGGCCATAAGTATTACGCTGTTAGTTAACGAGGGGCAGCTGTTAGCCTTTGATAATCCACACTTTAAACCCCGCGACCGGGATACCGACACCTGTGCTCAATGCCACCGCTCGCATACAGCTGTCGATAAGGATTTGTCGACCCCGTTTGTCCAAAGCGAACAATGCTTGGTCTGCCACGATGGAACCGGCAGCAGTTACAATATCGCGGCGGTTCTCACTAAAACCAACCGGCACAGCCGCGGAGGTCAAGACGGCGGTTCATCAAAACAATGCGCGAGCTGTCACGAGGTACACACGGCCGATCCCAACTTGTGGAGGCTTTTGATAGACCCACGCAATACCCGCAACCAGTGGTATATCGTTGGAGCCGCCAATAGCAACTACGATTCGACAACAACGTCATCGGGAATGTATAGGTGGTGCGAGAGCTGCCATACGGATTCCACATCAATGGCATGGCTCGGCGCAACGATTCTCAGGGCCGCAAAAACGTCCACTTACTATATACCGTATGATATACGGGTATCATCATGGACCTCATACGAGCAAGTGGATAATAACGGCGATACGAGTACCGCCGCGTACTGGCAATTCTTTAACGCCGACACGATTATAACAACCATGACGATTGACTCGACGGAAACCACGGTAACGCGTTTCGGCTACAACGACCCCTTGGCCGTCGGTAATTCCGCACACGGTCGGGCGAGTTCGAGCGAATCATCAACGGCGGGGATGCTGGAGTGGAAGGGCCCATATAGAGCAAGTTACCCGGCGGTTCCCTGCACCGAATGCCACGATCACCATGCTTCCAACCAACCCTGGATGATCGCCGACACCATCACCGTGGGCAGTACCGAGACAGCCGGTTTTGATATGCGCCTTCCTGGGGGCCAAAAGCAATTCTGTGAAGCATGTCACGTCGGTACGTACGTCAAATGTGACACCGCACAGAAATGCACCAACTGCCACCGCCACGGCAAACAGTTCTAA
- a CDS encoding EamA family transporter, whose amino-acid sequence MLTIVNIKQAPAATAVFAVFLMASIFSALFFGSTASKVARKIITGFGRTAEAKQDALTILVIGLSAGMSFFLQAAKRSAFAPSGSDVAFLLSFAPLFAIILAGLTKSERTWFKAAGSAAALLGTIAIVGNWERPSSFSPFSLFAFDESLVLLSALAMAVCALLSKRLLERYSVTALATLALWIATCMAAVISAAFDGPAAILKITADGWLILAIASVFSIILGIFSLFDLLSTQSISRSISALHLLPILVTALIGIEKVFGFAYMATPFEWAPIIVGSIVTLAGTALLWSQRTHQQHYNVNKTVVSLLVVLAIASALWSGIALFYPYKVSFISGVLDAGQPYEAQFLSLRYNSVGGFMLLLATIINLAASVGLIRQRMGPYRALLWALFSSLLLSAIVVVGNTPIITWFADIPSDIQHGIGTPYVTLIETSQPNIPWLIALSLTCAYIALLAGYFMSSSRKARLIGINSPSSATEA is encoded by the coding sequence GTGTTAACGATCGTAAACATCAAGCAAGCTCCGGCTGCAACAGCTGTGTTTGCCGTATTTTTAATGGCATCAATATTTTCCGCATTGTTTTTCGGCTCTACGGCAAGCAAAGTCGCCCGTAAAATTATCACCGGTTTTGGCCGCACTGCTGAGGCCAAACAAGATGCGCTTACCATCCTGGTTATCGGCTTAAGCGCCGGCATGTCGTTCTTCCTTCAGGCAGCCAAACGCTCGGCATTTGCACCGTCCGGTAGCGACGTGGCGTTCCTCTTATCGTTTGCGCCCCTGTTTGCCATCATTCTTGCAGGATTAACTAAAAGCGAGCGAACCTGGTTTAAGGCTGCCGGCTCGGCCGCAGCGTTGCTCGGAACAATCGCGATTGTTGGGAACTGGGAGCGTCCGAGCTCCTTTTCGCCGTTTTCACTTTTCGCGTTTGATGAATCGCTCGTTCTTCTATCAGCGCTCGCTATGGCTGTTTGCGCTTTGTTATCCAAAAGATTGCTGGAACGCTATTCCGTAACAGCGCTTGCTACACTAGCGTTATGGATCGCAACCTGCATGGCGGCTGTCATTTCGGCGGCATTTGATGGGCCGGCGGCTATCCTCAAAATTACTGCAGACGGCTGGCTGATTCTTGCCATCGCAAGCGTATTCTCTATTATCCTCGGTATTTTCTCTTTGTTCGACCTGCTGTCGACCCAGAGCATTTCGAGATCGATCTCGGCGCTGCACCTTTTGCCCATCCTGGTGACGGCGTTAATCGGCATCGAGAAGGTTTTCGGCTTTGCTTACATGGCGACCCCGTTTGAGTGGGCACCGATAATCGTAGGAAGCATAGTAACACTAGCCGGTACGGCCTTGCTGTGGTCTCAGCGGACACATCAACAGCACTACAACGTAAATAAAACAGTGGTGAGCCTTCTGGTGGTCTTGGCTATAGCAAGCGCTCTATGGTCCGGCATTGCGCTTTTCTATCCTTATAAAGTGAGCTTCATAAGCGGCGTTCTCGATGCAGGCCAACCGTATGAAGCGCAGTTCCTCTCACTGCGCTATAACAGCGTAGGAGGCTTCATGTTGCTTCTTGCAACCATAATCAACCTAGCAGCCTCCGTTGGCCTCATAAGGCAGCGTATGGGGCCGTATAGGGCTTTACTGTGGGCTCTGTTTAGCTCCTTGTTGTTATCCGCAATAGTGGTCGTCGGAAATACCCCGATAATAACCTGGTTCGCCGACATACCATCCGACATACAGCATGGTATCGGCACACCTTACGTAACCCTTATCGAAACTTCGCAGCCCAATATCCCTTGGCTTATCGCGTTAAGTTTAACCTGCGCATATATTGCGCTACTAGCAGGATACTTCATGTCTTCCTCTAGAAAAGCTCGCCTCATTGGGATAAACAGTCCATCATCTGCAACTGAAGCCTAG